A window from Anaeromusa acidaminophila DSM 3853 encodes these proteins:
- a CDS encoding serine-rich protein, whose translation MSEDRTNRGNMEEDYVLHSLHPDLEHDDLRVLNSYILSDDDGNAKAMIYHLLISSDDEPDVWTECIEVVKLLRLVSIPKELREKQSLMKIHGDLMTAIWRQDIFFLMVCANILKPRPMGLIYCYGARRILPVPDMDDTELALRSTIEVALEQVEEDYIAIVSLLRSNYRQSTTQLLTLEEATIIKNTMENASNLQVLRGIPRVHSTSAQGLGKAGMKGGDPTPDSQEQNEELFRGMMKHHFAMLVNATPIQHREIIAYSKVVATKFGYYKSRAAENISTNIGMSMPMVFAGNLSASLTHNNGVTDTDSSNLSYSEGVSNTNTQGVSIGNGISDTNGVSRGISQGIADSNQQSFGVSEGIGHSSSDGTSHTDSISHSKGESLTNTVGQTVTNGQTVSHGQNYGTNQGTSQTLTNGTNESYGTNHGVSRTTTDGTTVGQTNSVGTGTSAGHSNSYNYGESQNRGMSVNSGTSSMVGGGNSASSSSSSGHASGMSTNEAGSIGMNASLPFVGVGGNGSLSNGSGTSEMDSFSNSSTMGSSANWSDGVSSGRGANVGEGVSRGWGQGDTTGTSTSQSQSNSLSNSHSVSNGESAGSSHSVGTSRALSNGTSQGSSQGTSYSVANSHSVANSQSQSHGQSVSDGWSKAQGTTHTDGLSTNSGQTASVGRGQTQSLGVNDSLSKSAGTTQNISQTQSQAAGTTQGRSEGTGHSLGRSEGVANGLSAGTGANMGLGPSVGMSKTYTKYDEVKANMAKVFEEQNLRFTKAIADGAFYVEVFISSHDPQLKKAIGALAEAAFGGDGSLVSPVQVYTPPPYMSEHLLRHMSTFTTCTKKEVIPGIAEAYEHSTVLLPTELAGLTHPPRVEAGGIFTTAQNIPAFTLRADKQGEIYVGKQISHETGEPEFEYSFKEKELMHILVCGASGCGKTTTSQRIAEGIAKNCPKKKILALDWKKSWRILKRFVPDEDFDFFSLYAEGVRPIRMQVYVPPMGISVMDWMNKVHESLCLAYGFGNKQKGVFDKVAEELFLKQGVLEKNPRTGAGTIAVESENAYELVYNVTLADVLERINALRQAAVSNPAGRNMVDAYDSILTKTNAFMTRNLREMYCSRDRDQIVKIEDLINGKRIIVLEGGMLDDMPKKFILGLITWGVFLYSKDMKSFEKLVEERLFILEEAHEVFPCSPNQDPPLGVNEDIYQILLNEAREYGLFAMVIGQAPQHLPDAVLTNVGVIIAHRLGTQEDVQMITTALSRNARLDDRDVPTWLTKQPIGMCVIKINNQFSHFHSEPILVRSAPVTVLPPHDEEIIETLKLPLPRRFINRLIRDGDLKKTEETDRTIFYADDLPKDEIDLEVEKQRLKYWEDQFQKAQ comes from the coding sequence ACGGAATGTATAGAAGTAGTCAAATTACTTCGCCTCGTGAGTATCCCTAAGGAACTTCGCGAAAAGCAAAGTTTGATGAAAATTCATGGAGATTTAATGACCGCTATCTGGCGGCAAGATATTTTCTTCCTCATGGTATGCGCCAATATTCTAAAGCCCCGCCCAATGGGGTTAATCTACTGCTATGGAGCCAGAAGAATACTTCCAGTTCCAGATATGGACGATACGGAATTAGCTTTACGCTCGACCATAGAAGTAGCGTTAGAACAAGTCGAAGAAGACTATATTGCCATCGTATCCTTGCTCCGCTCGAATTATCGGCAATCAACAACTCAATTGTTAACTCTTGAAGAAGCAACCATTATAAAAAATACTATGGAAAACGCCTCTAACTTGCAAGTGCTGCGAGGTATTCCTAGGGTTCACTCAACCAGCGCTCAGGGATTAGGAAAGGCCGGAATGAAAGGCGGAGACCCAACACCCGACTCGCAAGAACAAAATGAAGAACTATTTCGCGGAATGATGAAGCATCATTTTGCTATGCTGGTTAACGCTACCCCGATTCAACATAGGGAAATAATTGCTTACTCAAAAGTTGTAGCAACAAAATTTGGGTATTATAAAAGTCGTGCTGCGGAAAACATATCAACCAATATTGGAATGTCAATGCCAATGGTGTTTGCTGGGAATCTGTCCGCTTCTTTGACACATAACAACGGTGTTACCGATACAGATAGTTCCAACCTATCCTACTCAGAAGGGGTTTCTAATACGAATACCCAAGGAGTTAGTATTGGAAATGGGATATCGGATACTAACGGAGTAAGTCGAGGCATCTCACAGGGGATAGCTGATTCTAATCAGCAGTCCTTCGGTGTTTCTGAGGGCATTGGGCATAGTTCTTCTGATGGCACCAGTCATACTGACAGCATTTCACATTCTAAAGGGGAGTCCCTTACTAATACAGTGGGACAAACAGTAACAAACGGTCAAACGGTTTCGCATGGACAAAATTATGGAACAAATCAAGGTACAAGCCAAACATTGACTAATGGTACCAATGAGTCTTATGGAACCAATCATGGAGTAAGTAGAACCACAACGGACGGGACTACTGTTGGTCAAACAAATTCAGTAGGAACTGGAACTTCGGCAGGCCATTCCAACAGCTATAACTATGGCGAAAGCCAAAATCGTGGCATGAGTGTTAATTCGGGTACCAGTTCCATGGTGGGTGGCGGAAATTCAGCATCTAGTTCTAGTTCAAGTGGCCATGCAAGCGGCATGTCAACAAATGAAGCTGGCTCTATAGGTATGAATGCTTCGTTGCCCTTTGTGGGTGTTGGAGGAAACGGTTCTTTATCCAATGGCAGCGGAACATCAGAAATGGATTCATTTTCTAATTCAAGCACAATGGGATCTAGCGCCAATTGGAGTGATGGAGTATCTTCTGGGCGCGGCGCTAATGTTGGTGAGGGTGTAAGTAGAGGCTGGGGACAAGGTGATACTACCGGAACTTCTACTAGTCAATCTCAGTCAAATAGTCTATCAAATTCACATTCCGTTTCAAATGGAGAATCAGCAGGAAGCAGCCATTCTGTAGGTACATCCAGGGCTTTATCAAATGGAACATCACAGGGTAGCTCGCAGGGTACCAGTTATTCTGTAGCAAACTCTCATTCAGTAGCCAATAGCCAGTCCCAAAGCCATGGACAATCCGTTTCTGATGGGTGGTCAAAAGCACAAGGTACCACGCATACAGATGGGTTATCGACCAATTCAGGGCAAACGGCTTCTGTAGGTAGAGGGCAAACTCAATCATTAGGTGTAAACGATTCGCTATCTAAAAGCGCCGGCACAACTCAAAATATTTCGCAGACACAATCACAGGCAGCAGGAACTACACAGGGCCGATCCGAAGGAACTGGGCATTCACTAGGTCGCTCTGAAGGTGTTGCTAATGGGTTAAGTGCAGGAACCGGCGCCAATATGGGCTTAGGACCATCGGTTGGTATGAGCAAAACCTACACAAAATACGATGAAGTTAAAGCTAATATGGCAAAAGTATTTGAAGAACAAAATCTGCGATTTACCAAAGCGATTGCTGATGGAGCTTTCTATGTAGAAGTGTTTATTTCAAGTCATGATCCTCAACTGAAAAAAGCAATCGGCGCTTTAGCAGAAGCTGCATTTGGAGGTGACGGTTCTCTTGTCAGCCCTGTACAGGTATACACGCCGCCGCCATATATGAGTGAGCATTTACTTCGACACATGAGCACATTTACTACTTGTACAAAAAAGGAAGTTATACCGGGGATTGCGGAAGCTTATGAGCATAGTACCGTCTTGTTGCCCACTGAATTGGCGGGATTGACGCATCCACCAAGGGTTGAAGCCGGGGGTATATTTACAACGGCCCAAAACATTCCAGCATTTACCCTTCGTGCGGATAAACAAGGGGAAATTTATGTAGGAAAGCAAATCAGTCATGAAACAGGAGAACCTGAATTTGAATACTCCTTTAAAGAAAAAGAGCTAATGCACATATTAGTGTGTGGTGCTTCTGGTTGCGGTAAAACAACAACAAGCCAACGGATCGCAGAAGGCATTGCAAAGAATTGCCCAAAAAAGAAAATCCTTGCGTTGGATTGGAAAAAGTCTTGGAGAATATTGAAGCGGTTTGTGCCTGACGAGGACTTTGACTTTTTCTCGCTTTACGCAGAAGGAGTACGCCCTATACGAATGCAGGTATATGTTCCTCCTATGGGAATATCGGTCATGGACTGGATGAATAAAGTTCATGAAAGTCTTTGCCTTGCATATGGTTTTGGTAATAAGCAAAAAGGCGTATTTGATAAAGTCGCGGAGGAGCTATTTTTAAAACAAGGAGTGCTGGAAAAGAATCCAAGAACTGGTGCCGGAACCATCGCCGTAGAGTCAGAAAATGCCTATGAATTGGTCTACAATGTGACCTTAGCGGATGTGTTAGAACGAATCAATGCACTACGACAGGCAGCCGTATCAAACCCTGCTGGAAGAAATATGGTTGACGCTTACGATTCCATTCTAACGAAAACGAATGCGTTTATGACTCGCAACTTGCGAGAAATGTATTGCTCTCGGGACCGAGACCAGATTGTAAAAATAGAAGACCTTATCAACGGTAAACGAATTATTGTTCTTGAAGGCGGGATGCTCGATGATATGCCTAAAAAGTTTATCTTGGGGCTCATTACTTGGGGTGTATTTCTTTATTCGAAGGATATGAAGTCCTTTGAAAAGCTTGTGGAAGAGCGACTCTTTATTCTGGAAGAAGCACATGAAGTCTTTCCATGCAGCCCCAATCAGGACCCGCCGTTAGGTGTAAACGAAGATATATACCAAATACTGCTGAATGAAGCGCGTGAATATGGATTATTTGCCATGGTTATAGGTCAGGCGCCGCAACATCTTCCAGATGCGGTTTTAACGAATGTCGGTGTAATTATTGCACATCGACTGGGTACACAAGAAGATGTGCAAATGATTACCACCGCATTATCAAGGAATGCCAGGCTAGATGATAGGGACGTACCAACCTGGCTTACTAAACAACCTATTGGCATGTGCGTAATAAAAATCAATAATCAGTTTTCACATTTCCATAGCGAGCCCATCTTGGTGCGAAGTGCTCCTGTGACAGTGCTCCCTCCTCATGATGAGGAAATCATCGAAACTTTAAAATTGCCTTTGCCTCGGCGGTTTATAAATAGGCTCATTCGGGACGGGGATTTAAAGAAAACAGAGGAAACGGACCGCACTATATTTTATGCAGATGATCTTCCTAAAGATGAAATTGATTTGGAGGTGGAAAAACAAAGGCTGAAATATTGGGAAGACCAATTTCAAAAAGCTCAGTAA